A single Lolium perenne isolate Kyuss_39 chromosome 6, Kyuss_2.0, whole genome shotgun sequence DNA region contains:
- the LOC127305995 gene encoding uncharacterized protein isoform X1: MDIVRVCGDSIVEEYAPNIKESCNSVTDTGLDLQQKVTVTDDTFVLLKAPATPVVSKEIVCMGYHQNAYERSYASVLCNKDWPSILVVTEVGHEYDPTPVVSPAYTVQSPEEESGDKTSIKAVDNNSEELEDGRRSMRNQQQKMEKVMDQAAAISKKRNLEGLYKAEDAEKIKGGAKKLITMAADLARKTRETVPVPEILMIEDHDRHAAQI; the protein is encoded by the exons ATGGATATTGTGAGGGTTTGTGGTGACTCTATTGTGGAAGAGTATGCTCCTAATATCAAGGAATCTTGTAATTCTGTTACTGATACAGGCTTAGATCTCCAGCAAAAAGTTACTGTGACTGATGATACTTTTGTCCTTTTGAAAGCTCCGGCAACACCTGTTGTATCTAAAGAGATTGTGTGTATGGGCTACCATCAAAATGCATATGAAAGATCTTACGCCTCTGTTTTATGCAACAAAGATTGGCCATCGATTCTTGTGGTGACTGAGGTGGGGCATGAGTACGATCCTACACCTGTTGTATCTCCAGCGTATACTGTGCAGTCTCCTGAAGAGGAATCAGGGGACAAAACTTCTATCAAGGCGGTGGATAATAATAGTGAAGAGCTGGAGGATGGAAGGAGGTCTATGAGGAACCAACAACAAAAGATGGAGAAGGTTATGGATCAAGCTGCTGCTATATCCAAGAAAAGGAATCTGGAAG GCCTTTACAAAGCTGAGGATGCAGAGAAGATCAAAGGTGGTGCGAAGAAGCTGATTACCATGGCGGCAGATTTGGCGAGGAAGACTCGGGAGACAGTCCCGGTACCTGAGATACTGATGATTGAGGATCACGATCGACATGCTGCTCAAATTTGA
- the LOC127305995 gene encoding uncharacterized protein isoform X2 encodes MDIVRVCGDSIVEEYAPNIKESCNSVTDTGLDLQQKVTVTDDTFVLLKAPATPVVSKEIVCMGYHQNAYERSYASVLCNKDWPSILVVTEVGHEYDPTPVVSPAYTVQSPEEESGDKTSIKAVDNNSEELEDGRRSMRNQQQKMEKVMDQAAAISKKRNLEGRPLQS; translated from the exons ATGGATATTGTGAGGGTTTGTGGTGACTCTATTGTGGAAGAGTATGCTCCTAATATCAAGGAATCTTGTAATTCTGTTACTGATACAGGCTTAGATCTCCAGCAAAAAGTTACTGTGACTGATGATACTTTTGTCCTTTTGAAAGCTCCGGCAACACCTGTTGTATCTAAAGAGATTGTGTGTATGGGCTACCATCAAAATGCATATGAAAGATCTTACGCCTCTGTTTTATGCAACAAAGATTGGCCATCGATTCTTGTGGTGACTGAGGTGGGGCATGAGTACGATCCTACACCTGTTGTATCTCCAGCGTATACTGTGCAGTCTCCTGAAGAGGAATCAGGGGACAAAACTTCTATCAAGGCGGTGGATAATAATAGTGAAGAGCTGGAGGATGGAAGGAGGTCTATGAGGAACCAACAACAAAAGATGGAGAAGGTTATGGATCAAGCTGCTGCTATATCCAAGAAAAGGAATCTGGAAG GCAGGCCTTTACAAAGCTGA
- the LOC127305995 gene encoding uncharacterized protein isoform X3 translates to MDIVRVCGDSIVEEYAPNIKESCNSVTDTGLDLQQKVTVTDDTFVLLKAPATPVVSKEIVCMGYHQNAYERSYASVLCNKDWPSILVVTEVGHEYDPTPVVSPAYTVQSPEEESGDKTSIKAVDNNSEELEDGRRSMRNQQQKMEKVMDQAAAISKKRNLEGGKASY, encoded by the exons ATGGATATTGTGAGGGTTTGTGGTGACTCTATTGTGGAAGAGTATGCTCCTAATATCAAGGAATCTTGTAATTCTGTTACTGATACAGGCTTAGATCTCCAGCAAAAAGTTACTGTGACTGATGATACTTTTGTCCTTTTGAAAGCTCCGGCAACACCTGTTGTATCTAAAGAGATTGTGTGTATGGGCTACCATCAAAATGCATATGAAAGATCTTACGCCTCTGTTTTATGCAACAAAGATTGGCCATCGATTCTTGTGGTGACTGAGGTGGGGCATGAGTACGATCCTACACCTGTTGTATCTCCAGCGTATACTGTGCAGTCTCCTGAAGAGGAATCAGGGGACAAAACTTCTATCAAGGCGGTGGATAATAATAGTGAAGAGCTGGAGGATGGAAGGAGGTCTATGAGGAACCAACAACAAAAGATGGAGAAGGTTATGGATCAAGCTGCTGCTATATCCAAGAAAAGGAATCTGGAAG GTGGGAAAGCTTCCTATTAA